A window of Tachypleus tridentatus isolate NWPU-2018 chromosome 7, ASM421037v1, whole genome shotgun sequence genomic DNA:
TAAACTGTTAATTCACTGATAACTTATTAGCACGGGTaaactttgtatttattgttaacgTGCTAGCATAGACAAACTGAGAATTAATTGGTAACTTAATAGAACAGATAAACTATAAATTCATTGATAAAACGTATAATACCGGGTAATAATCGCTACTGGAAACACAGAAACTGTATCTGATGACGTTGATTCTAAAAATAATGCTCAGAATTACTAATCATCTCTAGTTTATGATAGATTTGTTGAAACTATTCTTATGTATCgtgaatataattttctttaataactttacGTATTCACTGAAAATTCATTTAAGAATGTATAGGCTCCATACTTTGACAAGTTTCATTTAAGAATGTATAGGCTCCATACTTTGACAAGTTTCTTTCATATTCGTAGGATGGGTAACAGGAAGTAGTGACTTAGTGTTTCAGTACTGTAAACGTACAGTTTTCAGACTGAATGAAGATGAGTTGGTAAAAGTCTTCATCCTTAAGGATGAGGTTCAGTAATGTAAGGATGAATACATGTTGTTCATTACTGTAAATAGAACCAACAAGTTCCTCATGCTGTTTCGATAGAGACAAGTTATGAGTCAGATCAGTTAGCTCTTCTTGTGTGATCAGAAGAGGCAGTTTATGATGAAGTGACACAGGAATAGAATTACTAGATGAAGATGATTCATTATCTTCTTCACAAAATAACTCTTCTGGTTGTCTATTCGCTGACGCATGTGGCACTAGAAGACCATCCCCATGAGGTACTGCAATGTCTGGTTATTTAacgtattgtttagttttgtctgaatatccagaaacactaagtatgtaaaaataacagtcagttagaTGATATTTTGGTCCACACCACATCATGGGAACTGTGAATGACATATTTACTGTCTTATTCAGCCACTATGTCAAGCCAGATGTACAAACTGGACAGCACATGTGTAGAGCCCGATGCTTTTATTGGCTACCAATTTTACATCTAACTATGTTACCTTTACCTTTtatgtgaaatttatttttcgtgaaactgtaatatattttccaaaaatgtATCAAAAATTGTTTGGACGATTTGTGAACTTTAGTCTTTACTGAACTGGACACAGCTAGCATTTCAAACGATTTTCTAaagaatatacaaaataatttgtatttgtagaagtagagtttaaaatattttagaaaaccaACCAAGAAGTTTTCCTGAGTTTTATTATATCGCGGGTATGATGAGAAGAAGAAGACTGGATGTTGTTTTCACTCTGTAGAACGAGACGAAGAAGAAGACTGGATGTTGTTTTCACTGTGTGGAGAGAGACGAAGAAGAAGACTGGATGTTGTTTTGACTGTGTGGAGAGAGACGAAGAAGAAGACTGGATGTTGTTTTCACTCTGTGAAACGAGACGAAGAAGAAGACTGGATGTTGTTTTGACTGTGTGGAACGAGACGAAGAAGAAGACTGGATGTTGTTTTGACTGTGCGGAACGAGACGAAGAAGAAGACTGGATGTTGTTTTGACTGTGCGGAACGAGACGAAGAAGAAGACTGGATGTTGTTTTCACTCTGTGGAACGAGACGAAGAAGAAGACTGGATGTTGTTTTGACTGTGCGGAACGAGACGAAGAAGAAGACTGGATGTTGTTTTCACTCTGTAGAACGAGACGAAGAAGAAGACTGGATGTTGTTTTGACTGTGCGGAACGAGACGAAGAAGAAGACTGGATGTTCTTTTGACTGTGTGGAGCGAGACGAagtgaccaactgagtgagtgagaggCCACTAAGAGAAAAGCGTCCGACTTCGCCTCTTTCATGCTAAGTGAAGAGACTTCTCGAATGTTCTAGCAAATTGAGCACGTGAGGGTTTCGAAAATAAAAGAAGAGTGTTGAAATTTGTTACAGTTATATCAAGAACAAATAGAAAATATGAGAAATGCATTCGGAATTTTAACCTAATACATTAAAGTTagtgtttgaagttatcaaataTGTGTGTCGTTTACCCATCGAACTCTCTAAATTAGCTTAAATTCACAGAATAAATCAGTTGTATTGAGTTGATTTCAGGTATTTCacatattacagataaaacattgaaatatttcaataaatccaAACATAGAGACGATGAACAAATTATgactacatatttttatatcagcACCATTGGAATCACTTGAGATTTCTCAGacagtagtttttgttgttgccCACTGATCACCAAAAACAACTAAGCTATGTTATTAACCTCCAAGAGGGTCATTTCACAcaccaaaaattaaattatggaaATCTCTCTCTTTCACACACACAAAGGGGAGATGGGGTagaaaaagaaactaaacaaaacattagctaCTAGCGTTCAAGTAAACGCACACAAAGGGGAGATGGGGTagaaaaagaaactaaacaaaacattagctactagcgttcaagtaaactaaacaaaacattagctaCTAGCGTTCAAGTAAacgaaactaaacaaaacattagctaCTAGGGGAGATGGGGTagaaaaagaaactaaacaaaacattagctaCTAGCGTTCAAGTAAacgaaactaaacaaaacattagctactagcgttcaagaaactaaacaaaacattagctaCTAGCGTTCAAGTAAacgaaactaaacaaaacattagctactagcgttcaagaaactaaacaaaacattagctaCTAGCGTTCAAGTAAacgaaactaaacaaaacattagctactagcgttcaagtaaactaaacaaaacattagctactagcgttcaagaaactaaacaaaacattagctactagcgttcaagtaaactaaacaaaacattagctactaacgttcaagaaactaaacaaaacattagctactagcgttcaagtaaactaaacaaaacattagctactagcgttcaagaaactaaacaaaacattagctactagcgttcaagaaactaaacaaaacattagctactagcgttcaagaaactaaacaaaacattagctactagcgttcaagtaaactaaacaaaacattagctactagcgttcaagaaactaaacaaaacattagctaCTAGCGTTCAAGTAAacgaaactaaacaaaacattagctactagcgttcaagaaactaaacaaaacattagctactagcgttcaagaaactaaacaaaacattagctaCTAGCGTTCAAGCTACTAGCgttcagtaaaactaaacaaaacattagctactagcgttcaagaaactaaacaaaacattagctactagcgttcaagtaaactaaacaaaacattagctactagcgttcaagaaactaaacaaaacattagctactagcgttcaagaaactaaacaaaacattagctactagcgttcaagaaactaaacaaaacattagctactagcgttcaagaaactaaacaaaacattagctactagcgttcaagtaaactaaacaaaacattaaacgttaaacacaaaacattagctactagcgttcaagtaaactaaacaaaacattagctactagcgttcaagtaaactaaacaaaacattagctactagcgttcaagaaactaaacaaaacattagctaCTACTAGCgttcaagaaactaaacaaaac
This region includes:
- the LOC143256311 gene encoding uncharacterized protein LOC143256311 isoform X1 translates to MYNISVYQVSMATTFLFTKSVWLPHFCLPSQYGYHISVYQNIREVSSLSMKEAKSDAFLLVASHSLSWSLRLAPHSQKNIQSSSSSRSAQSKQHPVFFFVSFYRVKTTSSLLLRLVPHSQNNIQSSSSSRSTE
- the LOC143256311 gene encoding uncharacterized protein LOC143256311 isoform X2 yields the protein MYNISVNQVSMATTFLFTKSVWLPHFCLPSQYCYHISVYQNIREVSSLSMKEAKSDAFLLVASHSLSWSLRLAPHSQKNIQSSSSSRSAQSKQHPVFFFVSFYRVKTTSSLLLRLVPHSQNNIQSSSSSRSTE